CACAACGCGATATCGTCGCGTCACAGGCGCCGATGGTGTCATCACACTGGTACGTATTGATGAAGGCTTATTATAGTCGGTGAAAAGTAATATCGATACAAGAGGTACTGCTGGTGCAAATTTTTCTTGCTTGCTGTGCCTACGCAGACAGAGGCTGCAAAAAATTTACACCAGCAATACGGTAGCGACTTTAAAGTATTTCAACTATAGTCTTTGTATTTGCAGCCATTAACACTATAAAAAATCACCCCATAAATTGTGTCCAACTTATGGGGGTCAGTTCATCATTAGCGTGGCATTTTTTGTTATATAAAGCATATCGTTCTATCATTTTTTATCACTTAGTACAGTCTATGTGATAATACTAAATTTTAAACGATAGGCGGCGGATTAGGTTTACCATTGTCACCATCCCAATTTTCACGGGCTTTATCATCTAAATTTGCCGGCGTCTTAGGCGCCCACTTGCCATTTTCTTTCCACGTAGTATCACCCCAATCGGCATCCTCTTCTTGTCCATCCAAATCCTTATAGGCTTTGGTAGGATCAATGCCGCGGCGCTTCATATCCGCTACTTGCTCTTCTAACGTATGAAACTGACTTGCCTCATGCATGGTTTGCTCTAAGCTGTCTAATGCACTTTTTAACGCATCATTTTTAGCATTACTCATCGTCTGCTCTCCTTAATTGCTCGGTATTATTATGTGTTTATCCTGATCATTATTACGAGTATCAAAGGGATTCACAACCAGTGCGACGTATACTTTGTATTACAAAACGTAGCCATAGACAAGAAACGTGTTAGTGAACCATGATTTTTATGAGGTTGTACGAGTGGTAGCTAAGATAATGAAAATTATAGCAAATGCGATAATTTAGCGAGTAGCGGTTGGTGGGGCGACAGTATTCTGTTGTCTTGTAATTTTATTATTTGTCAAAGTAGCCGCTAGAGTCTCAGATGCCGAAGGTTTGGGTAGCTTAACTAGAGACATCATATAGTCGGTGAAAAGTAATATCGATACAACACGTACTACTGGTGCAAATTTTTCTTGCTTGCTGTGCCTACGCAGACAAAGGCTGCAAAAAATTTACACCAGTAGTACTGTAGCGACTTTAAAGTATTTCAACGATAGTATAGTAAATGCGTTTGTTCGCCAAGTAAGCATGATAACAGCAAATCCATATCTTTATGGTATTTGGTCGCATAAAATGTCAATGGTGGCTTAATCTGGTTACCGCTCAAACCAACGTCCACAACACTCTTTTCACCCAACCCATCTATAGGTAATGCTGATAGCTTATTGGTTATCAATAATTGCTTAACGCGCTCCGCAATTGCCTGCCCTGAATCAACCACTTGCATCGATAGTTTTTGCTCTTCAATCTCTTGCATCAAAAAATCTTTAAAGAACGGATAATGTGTGCAGCCTAATACCAGCTGGTCTATCCCATCTTTTGCAAATACTTGCAATTGCTGACGCAGATTTTGCGCTGTTTTACTGTTTTCTGGCATGCCTGATTCTACCCAAGGCACCAGTTGCGGGTCAAAATATTTGGTCACTCTGGTTGCACTCGGACTGGCTATCTTAGTAATGACATCGTTCAGGAGCGTACCGTTTAGAGTCGCTTTGGTTGCCAGTACCGCCACATGACCACTTTTACTAGCCAATACCGCAGGTTTCAATGCGGGTACCAAACCCACAATCGGCAGCTGCGGATAATGATGTCTTGCTGTCTCTAACGCATAGGCAGAAGCACTATTACACGCAATGACAATAAGCTTGCAGCCTTGCTGATGTAGCCACTTTACTGCCGTTAATGTCAATGCTTTAATATCTTCACTATCGCGATTGCCATACGGCACGTGCAGGGTATCTGCATAATAAATATAGCGTTCATTGGGTAGTTGGTGGGCTAAATGTAGATAAACAGACAGCCCACCGATCCCAGAATCAAATAAACCAATGGGCGCGCTACGGTCTGCCTTTATCCCTTTAGTATCTATCTCCTGACTATGTATCACACTATTAGCCATCGCTTCTTTAGAGGTATGGTTATCAGAAATCATTGAGTAAGTATTAACCGGGTTAGCAACGTCACTTGCGGCAACTTTCATATTATTTTACCGCCGTTTTGATAAAAATACTGTCATACCGACCTTACTGATAAAGTTAACTAACATTATTCCTAACAATTAGCTCATAAATAAAAAGGTCTATAATATAGATAACAAGTTTTGCCCAAAATTAATAGCAATGACTGGCTAATTATAGCTCATTATTAACCGTTAAATAGATGGCATCGATAATGTATAAGCGTTACCGCCACTTTGCAGGGTTAGTGTGGTCTTACCATCTTGCTCTGTCAATTCGCCAATCTCGGTTAAATGATAAAATACATTGCGACCAATAAGCGCCGTCAACCCATTTCGAACCATCATATAAGGGCGTATTTGTACCTCGGATGCTGATTGTTGGTTTTCTTCACCGTGGCTATTATGAGCAGCATCTGTATCACTAGAGCGATCATTTTCGTCACCATTGTCATTAATAGAGTTATTAACAGAGTCATAAGCACGTAAAACGATAGGATGCTCATCATCTAAGCGAACGACATCACCCGTTGTCGTGGTAAATTCTAGCCAACTATTAATGTCTTCATTGACGATACCGACATCATTAATCAATAGTGGTGCATCTTCCACTTGGATACGCAGTTTTTGTACGGGCGTCTTTAAAAAATACTCAGTCACGCCCTTTTTCTCTTCTTTCCATAAAATTGTGGCAAACAAACTGACTAATGACTCTCGGGTCATGTGTCCGCCTTCATGCCACCATTCACCATTGGCTTTAATAACCAAATCCATATCATCCATTTGCTCAGGATGCCAATTTTCTAGTGGCGGTATGGCACGTCCTTCACGAGTCCCTGCCGTAGACTTTAAATATTGGCTCAAGTTGTCTATATTATTTAGCTCAGATAGCTTGCCATTAGAGCCTTTAGCATCTTTTGCAGTCGTGGCATCGATGTCTTTATTGTTATCTGTCATCGTAAAATCCTTTATGTATAGTCGGTGAAAAGTAATATCGATACAACAGGTACTACTGGTGCAAATTTTTCTTGCTTGCTGTGCCTATGCAGACAGAGGCTGCAAAAAATTTACACCAGCAATACGGTAGCGACTTTAAAGTATTTCAACTATAGTAATCAAAGTTTGGCAAATCTGTTATTACTATAAATTTTAGTTTCGGGTATGATGAAACAATATCGTCATTGTACCCCCACCGTCTTAATTTTACCTTAACACTGATGTTGTGAAATGCGTATCGTGTTTGTGGGACTTTTCTTTTATAATAAATAACGATTTTTTATTTGAAATAGTCTGGTGGGTGCTGTATTAACGACACATTTTACGTTATGTATTGAACCTTTTTAACAAAATGCTTTCATCGTAACGTCGTCAACTGATACCGTAAAGACCCTTTTTATCGGGCAACCATATGTCTAAGTAAAGTTAGCGCCACAAGCCTTATTATTCAATTGT
This window of the Psychrobacter arcticus 273-4 genome carries:
- the murI gene encoding glutamate racemase, coding for MKVAASDVANPVNTYSMISDNHTSKEAMANSVIHSQEIDTKGIKADRSAPIGLFDSGIGGLSVYLHLAHQLPNERYIYYADTLHVPYGNRDSEDIKALTLTAVKWLHQQGCKLIVIACNSASAYALETARHHYPQLPIVGLVPALKPAVLASKSGHVAVLATKATLNGTLLNDVITKIASPSATRVTKYFDPQLVPWVESGMPENSKTAQNLRQQLQVFAKDGIDQLVLGCTHYPFFKDFLMQEIEEQKLSMQVVDSGQAIAERVKQLLITNKLSALPIDGLGEKSVVDVGLSGNQIKPPLTFYATKYHKDMDLLLSCLLGEQTHLLYYR
- a CDS encoding DUF1285 domain-containing protein, whose translation is MTDNNKDIDATTAKDAKGSNGKLSELNNIDNLSQYLKSTAGTREGRAIPPLENWHPEQMDDMDLVIKANGEWWHEGGHMTRESLVSLFATILWKEEKKGVTEYFLKTPVQKLRIQVEDAPLLINDVGIVNEDINSWLEFTTTTGDVVRLDDEHPIVLRAYDSVNNSINDNGDENDRSSDTDAAHNSHGEENQQSASEVQIRPYMMVRNGLTALIGRNVFYHLTEIGELTEQDGKTTLTLQSGGNAYTLSMPSI